A region of Legionella donaldsonii DNA encodes the following proteins:
- a CDS encoding ArsI/CadI family heavy metal resistance metalloenzyme has translation MKRFHIHIGVSNLDDSVRFYNALFGAEPVKVKSDYAKWMLEDPRINFAISTRSGTHGMEHLGIQVDNAVELAELRKQFSEANISTHSDGETSCCYAKSEKSWVNDPNGIAWEAYHTMQDVQFFSGEKAAESSCCIPEKNTTASCCDTKSKTTGCCS, from the coding sequence ATGAAACGTTTTCATATTCATATTGGTGTTAGCAACCTTGATGACAGCGTCCGTTTCTATAATGCTTTGTTTGGAGCTGAGCCTGTCAAAGTGAAATCGGATTATGCCAAATGGATGTTGGAAGATCCTCGCATCAATTTTGCAATTTCAACTCGTTCTGGCACGCATGGGATGGAGCACTTGGGTATTCAAGTAGATAATGCTGTTGAGTTAGCGGAATTAAGAAAACAATTTTCAGAAGCCAATATTTCTACGCATAGTGATGGTGAAACAAGCTGTTGTTACGCCAAATCAGAGAAGTCATGGGTCAATGATCCAAATGGAATCGCATGGGAAGCTTATCATACCATGCAGGATGTACAATTTTTTTCTGGTGAAAAAGCAGCGGAAAGCTCTTGTTGCATACCAGAAAAAAACACAACGGCTTCTTGCTGTGATACCAAGTCAAAAACAACTGGATGCTGTAGCTGA
- a CDS encoding reverse transcriptase N-terminal domain-containing protein → MTTCNNVGASSTKPPCTWHSIPWLKAKAHVFRLQTRIAKAEREGRRGKVKALQRLLTTSFYGRCIAIKRVTSSTGGKTPGVDGVVLRTHGQKMNAIFELRNRGYKPLPLRRIYIPKKSGKLRPLSIPTIKDRGMQALWHAALTPIAEERADPNAYGFRPKRSTHDAIEQCFKMLAKRNSARWIFEGDIRACFDQISHEL, encoded by the coding sequence ATGACAACATGCAACAATGTTGGTGCCTCTTCAACGAAGCCCCCATGCACTTGGCATTCAATTCCTTGGCTAAAGGCAAAGGCACACGTATTTCGACTCCAAACACGTATCGCTAAGGCAGAAAGAGAAGGACGTCGTGGTAAAGTTAAAGCTCTGCAACGACTTCTAACGACCTCATTTTATGGTAGATGCATTGCCATCAAACGAGTGACTAGCAGCACCGGTGGAAAAACACCTGGTGTCGACGGTGTGGTTCTGAGAACACATGGTCAAAAGATGAATGCGATATTCGAACTTAGAAATAGAGGGTACAAACCTTTACCACTAAGACGAATATATATCCCTAAAAAATCAGGAAAGCTGAGACCACTCTCAATTCCAACAATTAAGGACAGAGGGATGCAAGCCTTATGGCATGCTGCCCTTACCCCGATTGCTGAAGAAAGAGCTGATCCGAACGCCTACGGTTTTAGACCGAAGCGGTCGACACATGACGCCATAGAGCAATGTTTCAAAATGCTGGCAAAAAGAAATTCAGCAAGATGGATTTTTGAGGGAGACATCCGTGCCTGCTTTGATCAAATCAGTCATGAATTGTAG
- a CDS encoding response regulator, with protein MRVLIVEDGAFNAFCLTRLLESVFQQAQVTVVGDSLSALNDLRHNTPALVIVDGHLRAGDGLKCNGPALVDALWQTNPHLPVIAWSDCETMRHAFAEIFKQYNKPFNEYTYWPKVVNYERIRMSLSYLLRAASDSFEPLQHSERVEILHA; from the coding sequence ATGCGTGTATTAATTGTCGAGGATGGTGCTTTTAATGCGTTTTGCCTAACGCGTTTGCTTGAAAGTGTTTTTCAGCAAGCGCAAGTCACTGTAGTAGGAGATAGTCTTAGTGCCCTCAATGATCTTAGGCACAATACCCCTGCTTTGGTGATTGTGGATGGTCATTTAAGGGCTGGCGATGGGCTAAAATGTAATGGTCCTGCGCTGGTTGATGCGCTATGGCAAACCAATCCCCATCTTCCTGTGATAGCTTGGTCAGATTGTGAGACCATGCGACATGCTTTTGCTGAAATCTTCAAACAATATAACAAGCCTTTTAACGAGTATACTTATTGGCCTAAAGTGGTCAATTATGAGCGTATCCGCATGTCTTTGTCGTATTTATTGCGTGCTGCCTCGGATTCCTTTGAACCCCTGCAACACAGTGAAAGGGTAGAAATACTCCACGCTTAA
- a CDS encoding DUF1566 domain-containing protein, which yields MNKKLTMVGIGIVSAVSLTTAVYGANPASTQYVDQKIQQAVSQLESQIASISGTPGPQGPQGPQGSSGVGIPAGGTTGQLLAKVTNLNYDTQWIDGPVTYAVGQQTMGGVVFWVDSSGQHGLIAASADNEGGGTVTWRNSTDVLTRAISDGIYGGRPNTGQIMALQVPDGNNIFAARVCYNYAIQADGTSACADPGAAGATCYADWYLPSRFELNQLYLQRAAVGGFTTNSYWSSTESSASDAWAQSFTNGSQSFPLKDSLMQVRCIRAF from the coding sequence ATGAATAAAAAACTAACAATGGTGGGTATTGGTATTGTTTCAGCGGTGAGTCTTACAACGGCAGTCTATGGAGCAAACCCTGCTTCAACACAGTACGTTGATCAAAAAATTCAGCAAGCTGTCAGTCAGCTTGAGTCGCAAATTGCCAGTATTTCCGGAACACCTGGCCCTCAAGGTCCGCAGGGTCCACAAGGTTCAAGTGGTGTGGGTATTCCTGCGGGAGGGACTACAGGACAGTTGCTGGCAAAAGTGACCAATCTTAATTACGATACGCAATGGATTGATGGCCCCGTTACTTATGCTGTAGGCCAGCAGACGATGGGGGGCGTCGTGTTCTGGGTCGATTCCTCCGGTCAGCATGGGTTAATTGCTGCCAGTGCGGATAATGAAGGAGGAGGAACGGTCACGTGGCGAAATAGTACTGATGTACTGACCAGGGCCATTAGTGACGGGATCTATGGTGGAAGGCCTAATACGGGGCAGATTATGGCTCTGCAGGTTCCGGATGGCAATAATATTTTCGCAGCCCGAGTGTGTTATAATTATGCCATTCAGGCCGATGGCACTAGCGCTTGCGCTGATCCGGGTGCTGCTGGCGCCACGTGTTATGCGGACTGGTATCTCCCTTCAAGATTTGAGCTTAATCAACTTTATTTACAAAGAGCTGCCGTTGGCGGCTTTACCACTAATAGTTATTGGAGTTCTACCGAGAGTTCGGCAAGCGACGCCTGGGCCCAGAGTTTTACGAATGGTAGCCAGAGTTTTCCTTTGAAGGATTCTCTGATGCAGGTACGTTGTATCCGGGCTTTTTAA
- a CDS encoding OTU domain-containing protein, with translation MPTLSVTSTPGFFTRQLGSVAKPIVKTSSEPAFVNVGGTGDCGFRSIAACLIDDYLFKRNVDNQQILERLLARYFEYFPHPQPFGRTARDRLESMTRSPLAIAECTRRLAYVLRQIAVDELCAHPEKYRGAFASFEDNDQHANEDKEATPERMRQETTWIDESAIAALANALKLPIEVHVVTKNKELPMRLQYNASSDNTAEVVMQLQNGHYIPRVSQPARFMNISEQQKNMGPLQPVTQTVQDPPLSEILAKIAAEDQRLLEEFENTVNQLTASVIAGEVTKEELLEIYVKGMAKSDYLQGRVKYVGLEHGNQRFFEALRVRNLERKSKQSGWVLIAMISKSLKSWYMPLPGQSVLASWIQGWSLPRLNTMTILE, from the coding sequence GTGCCTACTTTGTCTGTTACATCGACACCAGGCTTTTTTACGCGCCAACTTGGCAGTGTTGCAAAGCCCATTGTCAAAACCTCTTCAGAGCCAGCTTTTGTCAATGTGGGTGGAACTGGCGATTGTGGTTTTAGGTCGATTGCAGCTTGTCTAATTGATGATTATTTATTTAAGAGAAATGTTGATAATCAACAGATTCTTGAAAGACTGCTTGCGCGTTACTTCGAATATTTTCCTCATCCACAGCCTTTTGGCCGTACGGCAAGAGATCGCTTGGAAAGTATGACTAGAAGCCCTCTAGCGATAGCGGAATGTACTCGTCGATTGGCTTATGTTTTACGCCAGATCGCGGTTGATGAATTATGTGCACATCCAGAGAAATATCGCGGGGCCTTTGCTTCTTTCGAGGATAATGATCAGCATGCCAATGAAGATAAGGAAGCAACGCCAGAACGGATGCGCCAGGAAACAACCTGGATTGATGAGAGTGCTATTGCAGCATTGGCTAATGCTCTGAAATTGCCTATCGAAGTACATGTGGTGACAAAGAATAAAGAGTTGCCTATGCGCCTGCAATATAATGCTTCTTCTGATAACACAGCAGAGGTTGTAATGCAGTTACAGAATGGACATTATATACCCCGCGTAAGTCAGCCAGCTCGCTTTATGAATATTAGTGAGCAACAAAAGAATATGGGACCATTACAACCTGTCACTCAAACTGTTCAGGATCCTCCTTTGTCTGAAATTCTGGCTAAAATTGCAGCAGAAGATCAGCGTTTGCTGGAGGAATTTGAAAATACTGTCAATCAACTCACTGCAAGTGTAATTGCAGGTGAAGTGACCAAAGAAGAATTGCTTGAGATTTATGTTAAAGGCATGGCAAAGAGTGATTATTTGCAGGGCCGGGTAAAATATGTAGGTCTTGAACACGGGAATCAACGCTTTTTCGAAGCCTTGAGAGTGCGAAACCTGGAGCGAAAATCAAAGCAGTCAGGTTGGGTTCTGATAGCCATGATAAGCAAGTCGTTAAAGAGCTGGTACATGCCATTGCCCGGGCAATCAGTATTGGCCAGTTGGATCCAGGGGTGGTCTTTGCCAAGATTGAACACGATGACGATTTTAGAGTAG
- the rpiA gene encoding ribose-5-phosphate isomerase RpiA gives MNTLKAQAAKAALAYVDDNMIIGVGTGSTVNYFINELATIKHRIDACVASSKATESRLRAAGIPVIDLNSASDLPLYVDGADEVNERYEMIKGGGGALTGEKIVATVARQFICIVDESKLVKHLGSFPLAVEVLPMARSYVAREIVKLGGDPEYREGFISDHGNIILDVYNLEITDARRLEDTINCIPGVVENGLFAKRLADKVLVASENGVKIIG, from the coding sequence ATGAATACATTGAAAGCACAAGCTGCAAAGGCTGCATTAGCTTATGTGGATGATAATATGATAATCGGAGTGGGTACCGGCTCAACAGTCAATTACTTCATTAATGAGCTGGCAACCATCAAACATCGAATCGACGCTTGTGTGGCTAGTTCAAAGGCAACCGAGAGTCGGTTACGTGCCGCTGGTATTCCCGTTATCGATTTAAATTCAGCAAGCGATTTACCCCTTTACGTCGATGGGGCTGATGAAGTGAACGAAAGGTACGAAATGATTAAGGGGGGAGGTGGCGCACTGACCGGCGAAAAAATTGTTGCTACGGTAGCGCGTCAATTCATTTGCATCGTTGATGAATCAAAACTGGTAAAGCATTTAGGTTCTTTTCCTCTGGCTGTCGAAGTGTTACCGATGGCACGCAGTTATGTTGCGCGTGAAATTGTTAAATTAGGGGGGGATCCGGAATATCGTGAAGGTTTCATTTCTGACCATGGCAACATTATTCTTGATGTTTATAACCTGGAAATTACTGATGCAAGGCGGTTAGAAGACACAATCAATTGTATTCCCGGTGTCGTGGAAAATGGTTTGTTTGCTAAACGACTGGCGGATAAGGTTTTGGTTGCCAGCGAAAATGGCGTCAAGATCATTGGATGA
- a CDS encoding ArsR/SmtB family transcription factor — protein sequence MDIKKSIKIFDTLSQETRLQVFRLLVQAGPEGLSASAIGDELGILHNTLSFHLSHLSHAGIVTSCRKGRYVFYSANFELMRDFIAFLVQDCCSKQQVKIQQPDTKNCLVIELNSCCPSTKE from the coding sequence ATGGACATAAAAAAATCTATAAAAATATTTGATACCCTTTCGCAAGAAACTCGTTTGCAAGTGTTTCGATTACTTGTTCAGGCGGGACCGGAAGGGTTATCAGCAAGTGCAATTGGTGATGAGTTAGGTATTTTACACAATACCTTGTCATTTCATCTAAGCCATTTGTCTCATGCTGGAATTGTAACCTCCTGCCGAAAAGGGCGTTATGTTTTTTATTCAGCAAATTTTGAATTAATGCGGGATTTTATTGCCTTTCTTGTTCAGGATTGTTGTAGCAAACAACAAGTCAAAATTCAACAACCCGATACCAAAAATTGTCTCGTTATTGAATTAAATAGTTGTTGTCCTTCTACTAAGGAGTAG
- a CDS encoding integration host factor subunit beta, with protein MCLGTDTLTTRLTEVGMIKSQLIANLAAKMTHLPEKQVTDGINRILELMSEALVDGKRIEIRGFGSFSLHYRPPRNAHNPKTGEKVVTEAKYSPHFKPGKELRERVDASRGHIPLKDTDD; from the coding sequence TTGTGTCTTGGTACTGACACCCTAACAACGCGGCTAACCGAGGTGGGTATGATTAAATCGCAACTCATTGCAAACCTTGCTGCAAAAATGACACATCTTCCTGAAAAACAGGTTACTGATGGTATTAACCGAATTCTTGAGTTAATGAGTGAAGCGCTTGTTGATGGCAAACGCATTGAAATCCGGGGCTTTGGCAGCTTCTCACTACATTATCGTCCACCACGCAATGCCCATAATCCTAAAACAGGCGAAAAGGTAGTTACTGAGGCGAAATATAGTCCTCATTTCAAGCCCGGAAAAGAGCTTAGAGAGCGGGTTGACGCATCACGAGGCCATATCCCGCTCAAAGACACCGACGACTAA
- the dcd gene encoding dCTP deaminase yields MSIKSDRWIEKMALEHGMISPYQRGQVRETDKGRIISYGVSSYGYDVRCADEFKIFTNINSAIVDPKAFDANSFVDVKSDVCIIPPNSFALARTVEYFRIPRNVLTICLGKSTYARCGIIVNVTPLEPEWEGHVTLEFSNTTPLPAKIYAHEGVAQMLFLESDEVCAVSYRDRGGKYQGQTGVTLPRT; encoded by the coding sequence ATGTCAATAAAGTCAGATCGCTGGATAGAGAAAATGGCATTGGAACATGGGATGATTTCACCTTATCAACGCGGACAGGTGCGTGAGACAGATAAAGGCCGAATCATTTCTTATGGGGTTTCCAGTTACGGTTATGATGTGCGTTGCGCGGATGAATTTAAAATATTCACCAATATTAATTCCGCTATTGTTGATCCAAAAGCGTTTGATGCGAATAGTTTTGTAGACGTAAAATCCGATGTTTGCATCATTCCTCCCAATTCTTTTGCCTTGGCTCGTACAGTAGAATACTTTCGTATCCCGCGTAATGTATTAACGATTTGTTTAGGTAAATCAACCTACGCACGTTGCGGTATCATTGTGAATGTCACACCGTTGGAACCTGAATGGGAAGGTCATGTGACCCTGGAGTTTTCCAATACCACGCCACTCCCCGCTAAAATCTATGCTCATGAGGGTGTGGCGCAGATGCTCTTTCTGGAATCCGATGAAGTTTGCGCGGTATCTTACCGCGACAGAGGTGGAAAATATCAAGGGCAGACTGGCGTTACGTTACCGCGCACCTGA
- a CDS encoding acyltransferase family protein, whose translation MKRIDGIDITRGLLALSVAIYHYIQFLDLNYLKQFHGIMTAGIASVDGFFAISGFALFYSYHKTDFSNIKNAGTYFYKRFARIAPLFYLCMLLNTLQAPTILLIVSSLFLVGLVGEKKAPSLLKYPFLIITFILLIQLVTPLTNPSEKLMNANNLSDIPQHEKAKIRIIPKELSH comes from the coding sequence ATGAAAAGAATTGATGGGATTGATATTACACGGGGCTTGTTAGCTCTATCGGTTGCAATTTATCATTATATTCAGTTTTTAGATCTCAATTATTTAAAACAGTTTCATGGCATTATGACGGCAGGAATAGCAAGCGTCGATGGCTTCTTCGCTATTAGCGGCTTTGCCTTGTTTTACAGTTATCATAAAACAGATTTTAGTAATATCAAGAATGCAGGAACTTATTTTTATAAACGTTTTGCTCGAATAGCCCCCTTATTCTACCTTTGTATGTTGCTTAATACTCTCCAAGCACCAACAATCCTGCTAATTGTTTCTAGTTTATTTCTAGTTGGTTTGGTTGGAGAGAAAAAAGCGCCATCCTTGTTAAAATATCCTTTCCTAATAATCACTTTCATTCTGCTAATACAACTGGTCACTCCTTTAACCAACCCCAGTGAAAAATTAATGAATGCCAATAATTTATCGGACATTCCGCAGCATGAAAAAGCTAAAATTAGAATTATCCCCAAGGAATTATCGCATTAG
- a CDS encoding alpha/beta hydrolase has product MLKHVIITILFVFLIALLIIYYWQRNLIYFPAREQPERHAYQADDMQQITLHTVDALSLNAWYKPAASGQPTLLFLHGNAGHIGHRMPFVRQFLASGFGVLLLEYRGYGGNHGQPTEQGLYQDGRAAVQFLLNQGVRNSQLIFYGESLGTGVATELATEFPICALILQSPYTSMSAVARFHYPWLLISPWDKYDSLARIQTIHAPLLILHGKQDRIIPYEQGLILFEQANQPKHLVSIADRGHNDLWSPYFTQEIKNFISTNCH; this is encoded by the coding sequence ATGCTTAAACACGTGATCATTACTATTCTCTTCGTTTTTCTTATTGCGCTGCTAATTATTTATTATTGGCAGAGGAATTTGATCTACTTTCCAGCAAGGGAACAGCCTGAGCGCCATGCCTACCAGGCAGATGATATGCAGCAAATCACGCTACATACAGTGGATGCATTAAGCTTAAACGCTTGGTACAAACCCGCCGCCTCAGGGCAACCTACCTTGCTATTTCTACATGGTAATGCAGGGCATATTGGCCACCGAATGCCTTTCGTGCGGCAATTTCTAGCGAGCGGTTTTGGTGTATTGTTACTGGAATATCGGGGCTATGGAGGTAATCATGGCCAACCCACAGAACAAGGGCTCTATCAGGATGGCCGTGCAGCCGTTCAATTTCTGCTAAATCAAGGAGTTAGAAACAGCCAATTGATATTCTATGGGGAATCATTGGGCACTGGCGTGGCAACTGAACTGGCTACGGAGTTCCCCATTTGCGCGCTGATTTTACAATCACCCTACACGTCAATGTCAGCAGTCGCACGATTTCACTACCCTTGGCTTTTGATATCACCGTGGGATAAATACGATTCTCTGGCGCGTATTCAAACTATCCACGCCCCTCTATTGATCCTGCATGGTAAGCAAGATCGCATTATTCCCTATGAGCAAGGATTGATCCTTTTCGAACAGGCAAATCAGCCCAAGCATTTAGTGAGCATTGCTGATAGAGGCCATAATGATTTATGGAGCCCCTATTTTACTCAGGAAATAAAGAACTTTATCAGCACTAATTGCCATTAA
- a CDS encoding pyridoxal-phosphate dependent enzyme has protein sequence MIYQNILATIGHTPVVKINRLGAKLACELYAKCEFLNPGGSVKDRIGYEMVKNAEREGRIKPGDTLIEPTSGNTGIGIALAGAVMGYNVVITMPNKMSQEKQSVLERLGATIYRTRTEAAWNDPDSHISLAKDLQRQIPNSHILDQYANPDNPNAHYQGTAQEIIDDFGKDLHMVVAGVGTGGTITGIARRLKEYNPAIKIVGIDPVGSILGGGDEIKPYHVEGIGYDFFPDVLDNRLIDTYVKTNDADSFRVARELIREEGLLVGGSSGAAMWGALQAASSLREGQKCLVILPDSIRNYMSKHANDEWMKEQGFL, from the coding sequence ATGATTTATCAAAACATTCTCGCCACGATAGGACATACGCCTGTGGTAAAAATTAATCGACTGGGCGCCAAACTTGCCTGTGAACTTTATGCTAAATGTGAATTTCTTAATCCAGGCGGCTCCGTTAAAGACCGTATCGGTTATGAAATGGTAAAGAACGCAGAGCGTGAAGGGCGAATCAAACCAGGCGATACGTTAATTGAACCCACTTCAGGCAATACAGGTATTGGGATCGCTCTGGCAGGTGCAGTCATGGGTTATAACGTGGTTATTACCATGCCCAACAAAATGAGTCAGGAGAAACAATCTGTTTTAGAGCGCCTGGGAGCCACCATTTATCGTACTCGTACTGAAGCAGCATGGAATGACCCCGATAGCCATATTTCACTTGCCAAAGACTTACAACGTCAAATTCCTAATTCACATATCCTTGATCAATATGCCAATCCAGATAACCCCAATGCGCATTATCAGGGTACTGCTCAGGAAATCATTGACGATTTTGGTAAGGATTTGCATATGGTAGTCGCCGGTGTAGGTACCGGAGGAACGATAACAGGGATTGCCAGAAGACTAAAAGAATATAACCCTGCAATTAAAATTGTGGGTATCGATCCTGTTGGCTCTATTCTGGGTGGTGGTGACGAAATTAAGCCTTACCACGTGGAAGGAATAGGGTATGATTTCTTTCCTGATGTGCTAGACAACCGCTTAATTGATACCTACGTTAAAACAAATGATGCCGATTCGTTTCGAGTGGCAAGAGAATTGATTCGTGAAGAGGGATTATTAGTTGGCGGCTCTTCCGGCGCTGCCATGTGGGGTGCATTGCAAGCGGCAAGTTCTCTTCGCGAAGGACAAAAATGTCTGGTTATTTTGCCGGACTCCATCCGCAATTACATGTCTAAACATGCCAATGATGAGTGGATGAAAGAACAGGGTTTCCTTTAA
- a CDS encoding IS1634 family transposase yields the protein MLNRDTVSSEQLGHLGLVAATIRELGIIERIDARLELNEKKGGVVSYGRRVAAMVINGLGFMNSRLYMTPHFFQDKPVAQLLGSELDAAHLNDDSLGRCLDKIAEYGVTRLYSELAFEIAREKNLLSQRLHLDSTSFVLYGRYDTEEAAPGIAQPDYGYSKANRSDLKQVMLSLVQGGAANIPLWMEALDGNSSDKTSFQETVRRVQAFTQSIHGMPDGLCFVVDAAFYVPEQLASLNNVFWITRVPAQLNEAKVLLNKPCDALTWEPFDANYRGSVHETVLYGIPQRWVLIESQQARLRELKTFQRHLDKKSQELIKSLWHLGHQVFQCPDDAKQALKPLIKSLKYHQIHYEILPVERHTGKGRPKPGAQKMVIGYQIQACLSTCLERVGAKKETLGRFILASNQCDSSLLNNHAMLQQYKEQSCVESSFKFMKNNAFELDSFFLKTPERITALMMVMTLCLMVYNFAQAHIRQCLKEHDEALPNQLGKPVQNPTMKWIAELMNVIAVVTILTNDQKHRVVTNLKPVHQQIISYFGQYALEIYGLAAESARGTGFSCLAIEQNNYKNRLSWCET from the coding sequence ATGCTGAATCGAGATACAGTAAGTTCAGAGCAATTGGGGCATTTAGGACTTGTTGCAGCAACGATTAGAGAATTAGGGATAATAGAGAGAATTGATGCACGCCTTGAGTTAAATGAAAAAAAAGGAGGCGTGGTAAGCTATGGTCGTCGAGTAGCGGCGATGGTTATCAATGGGTTGGGTTTTATGAATAGCCGGTTGTATATGACGCCGCATTTTTTCCAAGATAAGCCTGTGGCTCAACTGCTTGGTTCAGAACTAGACGCGGCACACCTGAATGATGACAGTCTTGGTCGCTGCCTGGATAAAATCGCAGAATACGGTGTGACCAGGCTTTATTCGGAATTGGCTTTTGAGATTGCCCGAGAAAAAAATTTACTAAGCCAGAGACTGCATTTAGACAGTACAAGCTTTGTTCTTTACGGCCGCTATGACACAGAAGAGGCCGCGCCCGGGATTGCGCAACCAGACTACGGATATTCCAAAGCGAATCGCTCTGATCTAAAGCAAGTGATGCTGTCACTAGTACAAGGAGGAGCTGCGAATATCCCCTTATGGATGGAGGCCTTAGATGGGAATAGTAGTGATAAAACAAGTTTCCAAGAGACGGTTAGGAGGGTGCAAGCGTTTACACAAAGTATTCATGGGATGCCTGATGGCCTTTGTTTTGTGGTTGATGCCGCCTTTTATGTTCCAGAGCAGTTGGCAAGCCTCAATAACGTGTTTTGGATAACCCGAGTACCTGCACAGCTTAATGAAGCCAAAGTATTGTTGAACAAGCCTTGTGATGCTCTGACCTGGGAGCCGTTTGATGCAAACTATCGTGGAAGTGTTCATGAAACGGTTCTTTATGGTATTCCACAACGCTGGGTTTTGATTGAGTCGCAACAGGCGAGGTTGCGAGAGCTAAAGACTTTTCAGAGGCATTTGGATAAAAAATCTCAAGAGCTCATTAAATCCTTATGGCATCTTGGTCACCAGGTCTTTCAATGTCCTGACGATGCAAAGCAGGCATTAAAACCGCTCATCAAATCACTCAAATACCACCAAATTCATTATGAGATTCTACCTGTTGAACGCCATACAGGGAAAGGTCGCCCAAAACCTGGAGCTCAAAAAATGGTGATTGGATATCAAATACAAGCCTGTCTTTCTACCTGTCTGGAGAGGGTGGGTGCTAAAAAAGAAACACTGGGACGCTTTATTTTGGCCAGTAATCAATGTGATAGCTCGCTATTGAATAATCATGCCATGCTTCAACAATATAAAGAGCAATCCTGTGTCGAATCAAGCTTTAAATTCATGAAAAACAATGCCTTCGAACTGGACTCTTTCTTCCTTAAAACACCTGAGCGAATTACAGCCTTGATGATGGTAATGACGCTTTGTCTCATGGTGTACAATTTTGCTCAAGCTCACATCAGGCAATGCTTAAAGGAGCATGATGAAGCACTTCCCAATCAGCTGGGTAAGCCAGTACAAAATCCCACAATGAAATGGATTGCTGAGCTGATGAACGTGATAGCTGTTGTAACCATCCTGACAAACGATCAAAAACATCGTGTGGTAACTAATCTAAAACCAGTACATCAACAAATCATTTCTTATTTTGGTCAGTATGCTCTTGAAATCTATGGACTTGCCGCAGAATCTGCGCGTGGCACAGGCTTCTCCTGCCTGGCTATTGAACAGAATAATTATAAAAATCGTTTATCTTGGTGCGAAACGTAG
- a CDS encoding arsenate reductase ArsC, whose protein sequence is MNTKPIRLLFLCTGNSCRSIMAEAITNHYSNGRYLAFSAGSFPAGNVHLKAIETLIRQGIKPEAPRSKSWNEFKSESIDLVITVCDQAASESCPTFPGHPKKLHWSIPDPAKAEGSEIEINTAFQEVFNQLKQRIEEELLS, encoded by the coding sequence ATGAATACTAAGCCAATTAGATTATTATTTCTCTGTACGGGTAATTCTTGTCGATCTATTATGGCCGAAGCTATAACCAATCATTACTCCAATGGCCGCTATCTAGCCTTTAGCGCAGGTAGTTTCCCTGCTGGAAACGTACATCTCAAAGCAATTGAAACACTTATCCGTCAAGGTATAAAACCAGAAGCACCTCGTAGTAAATCCTGGAATGAATTTAAATCAGAGTCTATTGATTTAGTGATTACTGTCTGTGACCAAGCAGCTAGCGAAAGTTGCCCCACTTTCCCTGGTCACCCGAAGAAACTCCATTGGAGTATTCCTGATCCTGCTAAAGCAGAAGGTTCTGAAATAGAAATTAATACCGCATTTCAGGAGGTATTTAATCAACTGAAACAACGGATAGAAGAAGAGTTGCTATCATGA